In Fervidobacterium nodosum Rt17-B1, one genomic interval encodes:
- a CDS encoding methylglyoxal synthase → MQKVALIAHDKKKLDLAMFVKEWKNVFERCELYATKSTGKIIEEKIGLKVNKFESGPYGGDLQIGSMIVNGEIDFVIFLRDPLTAQPHEPDVSALLRVCDVHNVPLATNLATAEALVLEIQKKILQENQKNEETGE, encoded by the coding sequence TGGACCTTGCTATGTTTGTTAAAGAGTGGAAAAATGTTTTTGAACGTTGTGAGTTGTATGCGACGAAATCAACAGGGAAGATTATCGAAGAAAAGATAGGACTCAAAGTGAATAAGTTTGAGTCGGGACCATATGGTGGAGATTTACAAATAGGTTCAATGATTGTAAACGGTGAGATTGATTTCGTTATATTTCTCCGCGATCCTCTAACAGCTCAGCCACACGAACCTGATGTTAGTGCTCTTCTAAGGGTTTGCGATGTGCATAATGTTCCTTTGGCTACAAATTTGGCAACTGCAGAAGCTCTTGTTTTGGAGATACAAAAGAAAATACTTCAAGAAAACCAAAAAAACGAAGAAACTGGTGAGTGA
- a CDS encoding AI-2E family transporter has translation MNKINNVSKDALLVLIYFLLFLFFVWKVPFVVGALVLGFYFSIILSVPYDFVLKKTNKKFLAVISYILVVFIFVYTIISFFPKTFDQVYKLFQASKDLNINGNFPTWLVNAINELKSNISSILLSILNKVVGVLPSLITMLMFILVTMVGIESIKSYLAKNISILFVENPDYGKKFVYELFGDIRKYIRGQVLVSFISAFLTTLGLILLNIPSALTLGVLTFLGGFFPFVGLLISAVPMYLFAFSTGGLKSVIFLTFLLVGVNQAESWIYGPRIQSDNLKLHWFVIILAIFLLGDILGFVGVLIAIPVLLFVRKFWKYYVLKNN, from the coding sequence ATGAATAAAATAAACAATGTAAGCAAAGATGCTTTGCTTGTTTTGATATATTTTCTTTTGTTTTTATTTTTTGTGTGGAAAGTGCCATTTGTTGTTGGCGCTCTTGTTCTTGGTTTCTATTTTTCCATAATCCTGAGTGTTCCATACGATTTTGTCTTAAAAAAGACAAATAAAAAATTTTTAGCTGTAATTTCTTACATACTTGTCGTTTTTATATTTGTTTATACCATCATTTCATTTTTCCCGAAGACATTTGATCAGGTGTATAAATTATTTCAGGCGTCAAAAGATTTGAATATAAATGGGAATTTTCCGACGTGGTTAGTGAATGCTATAAATGAGCTGAAGTCAAATATTTCTTCAATTCTTTTAAGTATATTGAACAAGGTGGTCGGTGTATTACCTTCCCTGATTACTATGCTGATGTTTATTTTAGTGACCATGGTAGGAATAGAAAGTATAAAATCTTATCTTGCTAAAAATATTTCGATATTATTTGTTGAAAATCCTGATTATGGTAAAAAATTTGTTTATGAACTTTTTGGGGATATTAGAAAGTACATCAGAGGTCAGGTTCTTGTTTCTTTTATAAGTGCTTTCCTTACAACGTTAGGATTGATATTATTGAATATTCCCTCGGCATTAACACTAGGTGTGTTAACGTTTCTTGGGGGTTTTTTCCCATTTGTTGGATTACTTATCTCTGCTGTACCTATGTATTTATTTGCTTTTTCCACAGGTGGTTTGAAATCTGTTATTTTCCTAACTTTTTTACTTGTTGGTGTTAACCAAGCTGAATCTTGGATTTATGGTCCAAGAATCCAGAGTGATAATTTGAAATTACATTGGTTTGTAATAATTCTGGCTATTTTCTTACTTGGGGATATCTTAGGTTTTGTAGGCGTTTTAATAGCTATTCCTGTGTTGCTCTTTGTTAGAAAATTTTGGAAATATTATGTTCTGAAAAACAACTAA
- a CDS encoding methyltransferase domain-containing protein gives MLDEINRLLQNGEFEKAKQYADKIESTVDKHNVLGIIFYQEGKLDDALNHFKKALEFDPTHDDALFNYSKVLFEKQNYFESWRYLTRIKNKSWEVYDLLGDTQLRQNNSAMAIHYYGKACELNAPEQMKQKFEEAKKFFKRNERLAFFCLPGLDNFIKDIAQILSNIYEIKLVVTTDGRQIQEAYNWADIVWLEWANELAIEITNKLPKAGKKILCRLHGYKSLRLDFLKNIKWDKIDHVIFVAENVLKTTIENCSQIKFIPQSLVWNGIDLTKFTFKIREPGPNIVFVGHFNYKKNPVFATQILKKLTDIDPNYSLFWAGQMQDERMYRYVSYILEKMEIKDKFKFDGFIKNVEDYLEDKNIFLSTSIHEGYGVAILEAMSKGIKPVIHNFYVAEEFYPKDYIFQTIDEAVEMIVSPNYNSIEYREFVEKNSSLEKQILNIQNTIKSLMEINYTLPYIKDKNSSLSNEVKDYINNNINLKKLLFVVDDIIGNFNKFYIKETIEKAFKTNYEHILIAIPIFDPLKEFMLELLTNFKDFSLIDIFSLENVNDYVFGLFSKKQILFTPNSITPIEKFFHYNNKLINNFSFDSSKIVAGKFEHINDNMYMLDFILENENNGIIISGIIIDIYSNKIILPDYVRKSQKPEEILNIVRQILLTEKNIFLSQKIYGFIYDKKFKENVNKNKIAYMWERGIPGTEFMPFVSLLTTSSKYDLAASFIKSSDNVLEAASGFGYGAAYLSTHAEKVTAVDLAKDSIEFGKKYFKLDNIDWIQADVTKLPFNNEYFNAYVSYETIEHLPLENVEEYIKEAYRVIKSDGKLIMSTPNRINRKHIKNPFHIKEYDIIEIYNLLKKYFKKIQYFSIDSISTVSGIANSSHNMIIVASKK, from the coding sequence ATGTTAGATGAAATAAATAGGCTTCTCCAAAATGGTGAATTTGAAAAGGCAAAACAATATGCAGACAAGATAGAATCTACTGTAGATAAGCACAACGTACTTGGAATAATTTTCTATCAAGAAGGCAAACTAGATGATGCACTAAATCATTTCAAAAAAGCCTTAGAATTTGATCCAACACATGACGATGCTTTGTTCAACTATTCAAAAGTATTATTTGAAAAGCAAAATTACTTTGAATCTTGGAGATATCTGACACGAATAAAAAACAAAAGCTGGGAAGTATACGATCTTTTGGGAGACACGCAACTAAGGCAGAATAATTCTGCAATGGCAATACATTATTACGGAAAAGCCTGTGAACTTAATGCTCCAGAACAAATGAAACAAAAATTCGAAGAAGCAAAGAAATTTTTCAAAAGAAATGAAAGGTTAGCATTTTTTTGCCTTCCAGGTTTGGATAACTTCATAAAAGATATAGCTCAGATTTTGTCAAATATCTACGAAATAAAACTCGTAGTCACTACTGACGGAAGACAGATTCAAGAAGCTTACAACTGGGCGGACATTGTTTGGCTCGAATGGGCTAATGAATTGGCCATAGAAATTACAAACAAACTGCCAAAGGCAGGGAAGAAAATTTTGTGTAGACTGCATGGCTATAAGTCACTTCGCTTAGACTTCTTGAAAAACATCAAGTGGGACAAAATTGATCATGTTATTTTTGTTGCCGAAAATGTTTTGAAAACCACCATTGAAAACTGTTCTCAAATAAAATTTATTCCTCAATCGCTTGTCTGGAACGGCATTGACTTGACTAAGTTTACTTTCAAAATAAGGGAACCAGGTCCTAACATTGTTTTTGTAGGGCACTTCAACTACAAGAAAAACCCTGTTTTTGCTACTCAAATATTGAAAAAACTGACAGATATAGATCCAAATTATAGCTTGTTCTGGGCAGGTCAAATGCAAGATGAAAGAATGTATAGGTACGTGTCGTACATTCTTGAAAAGATGGAAATAAAAGACAAATTCAAGTTCGACGGATTTATCAAAAATGTTGAAGATTATTTGGAAGATAAAAACATTTTCCTTTCAACTAGCATACATGAAGGATACGGTGTAGCAATACTTGAAGCTATGAGTAAAGGAATTAAACCAGTAATTCATAATTTCTATGTAGCAGAGGAATTCTACCCTAAAGACTACATTTTCCAAACTATAGATGAAGCTGTAGAAATGATTGTATCGCCTAATTACAATTCCATAGAGTACCGTGAATTTGTGGAAAAGAATTCTTCCCTTGAAAAGCAAATTTTGAATATTCAAAATACAATTAAATCTTTGATGGAAATTAATTATACTTTACCATATATTAAGGATAAAAATAGCTCTCTTAGTAACGAAGTAAAAGATTATATTAATAATAATATAAATTTAAAAAAATTATTATTTGTCGTTGATGATATCATTGGTAATTTTAATAAATTTTATATAAAGGAAACAATTGAAAAAGCATTTAAAACTAACTATGAACACATATTAATAGCTATACCCATTTTTGATCCATTAAAAGAATTTATGTTAGAATTACTAACAAACTTTAAAGATTTTTCACTTATAGATATATTCTCTTTGGAAAACGTAAATGATTATGTATTCGGATTGTTTTCGAAAAAACAAATATTATTCACTCCTAATTCAATAACTCCTATAGAAAAGTTCTTTCACTACAATAACAAATTAATAAATAATTTCTCATTTGATAGTTCCAAAATAGTTGCCGGAAAGTTCGAACATATAAATGATAATATGTACATGTTAGATTTTATTTTAGAAAATGAAAATAATGGAATAATAATCTCAGGAATTATAATTGACATTTATTCAAATAAAATTATTTTGCCTGATTATGTAAGAAAATCACAAAAACCAGAAGAAATTCTAAATATAGTTAGGCAAATTTTACTAACAGAAAAAAATATTTTTCTATCACAAAAAATCTATGGTTTCATTTACGATAAAAAATTTAAAGAAAATGTTAATAAAAATAAAATTGCATATATGTGGGAAAGAGGCATTCCTGGAACAGAATTTATGCCTTTTGTTTCTCTTTTAACAACTAGTTCAAAGTATGATTTGGCAGCATCATTTATAAAATCTTCGGACAACGTCTTAGAAGCCGCGAGTGGATTTGGATATGGAGCTGCCTATTTATCTACGCATGCTGAAAAAGTTACTGCTGTTGACTTAGCAAAAGATTCTATTGAATTCGGAAAGAAATATTTCAAATTAGATAACATAGATTGGATTCAAGCTGATGTAACTAAGTTACCTTTTAATAATGAATATTTTAATGCATATGTTTCATATGAAACAATTGAACATTTACCACTAGAAAACGTAGAAGAATACATTAAGGAAGCATATCGTGTAATTAAATCAGATGGAAAGCTTATTATGTCTACTCCAAACAGAATAAATAGAAAACATATAAAAAATCCATTTCATATAAAGGAATATGATATTATAGAAATTTATAATCTACTAAAAAAATATTTCAAAAAAATCCAATATTTTTCAATTGATTCTATTTCAACAGTATCAGGAATTGCTAATTCGTCACATAATATGATAATAGTCGCTAGCAAAAAATAA
- a CDS encoding thioredoxin family protein has protein sequence MDIKILGKGCPKCKALERNTEEALKELGISTNIEKVQDIDKIMEYDIMFTPALVVNGKVKISGKVATKDEIKKIIQEYIL, from the coding sequence ATGGATATCAAAATCTTAGGTAAAGGTTGTCCAAAGTGCAAAGCACTTGAAAGAAACACAGAAGAAGCTCTAAAAGAACTCGGAATCAGTACAAACATTGAAAAAGTACAAGACATAGACAAAATAATGGAATACGATATCATGTTTACTCCCGCATTAGTAGTCAACGGGAAAGTTAAAATCTCGGGTAAAGTAGCAACAAAAGATGAAATAAAGAAGATTATCCAGGAATATATTTTATGA
- a CDS encoding permease — MKELKEWQKFVLIVAIFLFAYYMPLSNQRFTGAIFESLYMLQEYARLHVLTCLIPAFFIAGAISIFISQNAVIKYLGSKAKKWLAYAVASVSGTILAVCSCTVLPLFAGIYKRGAGIGPAIAFLYSGPAINVLAIIMTARILGWKLGLARAIGAIVFSIVIGLIMEFIYGKEDKERMNQISSNSSSEESKGRKLYQDMIFIFNLVLILIFAAWSKPAQETGFFSTVYNIKWYITTFLLAILVLIIYIWFKKEEISSWFESTWSFAKQIVPLLFIGVLLAGFFMGRPNTDAGIIPSKYISSIVGGNSLLSNFIASVVGAFMYFATLTEIPILQGLLGAGMGQGPALALLLAGPALSLPNMLVINSVLGWKKTATYVALVIIMATLTGYIFGIIA, encoded by the coding sequence ATGAAAGAACTTAAAGAATGGCAAAAATTTGTATTAATAGTCGCTATTTTCCTTTTCGCTTACTATATGCCACTTTCCAACCAACGCTTTACAGGCGCTATTTTTGAATCACTTTACATGCTCCAAGAATACGCAAGGCTCCATGTACTAACATGCCTTATACCTGCTTTCTTCATAGCTGGTGCGATATCTATATTTATCTCTCAAAATGCAGTTATAAAATATCTTGGAAGTAAAGCAAAAAAGTGGTTAGCGTATGCTGTTGCTTCAGTATCAGGTACAATTTTAGCCGTATGCTCATGTACAGTACTGCCACTCTTTGCAGGAATTTACAAACGAGGAGCTGGAATTGGTCCCGCAATTGCGTTCCTCTACTCTGGCCCTGCCATTAATGTACTTGCTATTATCATGACAGCTCGTATTCTAGGTTGGAAATTAGGATTAGCTAGAGCGATCGGCGCCATAGTATTTTCAATAGTCATAGGGCTAATCATGGAATTTATTTATGGAAAAGAAGATAAAGAAAGAATGAACCAAATTAGTTCAAATTCCTCATCAGAAGAAAGTAAAGGAAGGAAATTGTATCAAGATATGATTTTCATATTCAATTTAGTGCTCATATTAATTTTCGCAGCTTGGAGTAAACCTGCTCAAGAAACCGGTTTCTTCAGCACGGTGTACAACATAAAGTGGTATATCACGACATTTTTATTGGCAATCCTAGTGTTAATTATATACATATGGTTTAAAAAAGAAGAAATATCTTCTTGGTTTGAATCAACTTGGAGCTTCGCCAAACAAATCGTACCGTTGCTATTCATCGGCGTACTTTTAGCTGGCTTTTTCATGGGGCGCCCAAATACTGATGCAGGTATAATACCATCTAAATACATATCATCAATAGTCGGTGGCAATTCATTATTATCAAATTTCATAGCTTCAGTTGTTGGAGCATTCATGTACTTTGCAACACTCACTGAAATTCCAATACTGCAAGGGCTTCTTGGTGCTGGAATGGGTCAAGGTCCCGCACTTGCTTTACTATTAGCTGGTCCAGCTCTAAGTCTTCCTAATATGCTTGTAATAAACAGCGTCTTAGGATGGAAAAAAACAGCAACATATGTTGCTTTAGTAATCATAATGGCAACACTTACAGGTTACATATTTGGTATAATAGCATAA
- a CDS encoding ArsR/SmtB family transcription factor: MKEDAYEMYASIFKALAHPKRIMIVELLSKYGELCVCSIAQKLNIDQPSVSKHLNILKNAGIVRSEKKGLTVNYKLQTPCILNSLKCAANIIKEDLKGKFSLSTEIDFEIDEQKIREGD, encoded by the coding sequence ATGAAAGAAGATGCATATGAAATGTACGCTTCGATATTCAAAGCGTTAGCCCACCCAAAAAGAATAATGATTGTAGAACTTCTTTCAAAATATGGAGAATTATGTGTATGCAGCATCGCACAAAAACTTAATATAGATCAACCTTCTGTTTCAAAACATCTCAACATCTTGAAGAATGCAGGTATTGTGAGAAGTGAAAAGAAAGGGCTTACAGTAAATTACAAATTACAGACACCTTGCATATTGAATTCTCTCAAATGTGCTGCGAACATAATTAAAGAAGATTTAAAAGGCAAATTTTCTTTGTCAACAGAAATAGACTTTGAAATAGACGAACAAAAAATCAGAGAGGGAGACTAG
- a CDS encoding phosphodiester glycosidase family protein, with amino-acid sequence MLANGTKKLRYLNILSAIILLYSSVIFSQVLLFNNKVYTLTNGYITEDQLKDIGFNIVKAERMYLIYNKKLIIGSSGDFIIDFEQYVPNAYTTSNGKLLVKIDSLINVLKLQTSNNIFFDKPVSINSISYTNDVIRIDTSAQLNKELVNINLLDKKITIKLTPFDLPKNIPQGINASKSNGTLILSIQKDIEKYEISITNQTIEIFLIPTSKKIDYIKKTETFAGRTFIVNYLILDPRFVDLVPVLPKNGIGYTAQLSSILSQNGLIHGVNANYFDPATGMPIDIIISGGKVLSHRYGLRPMFIETTDDKVFIGKNYIDITVRIGDTLLMVKSVNTKTVNEVSLYTDEYKMKITKDVSKNYIVAKNGKVTSVGYVEYVPNNSLVIAISNDIQKQYLPKISVGADVSVELYTDNGYKVKNAVGAGPLLIQDKKIIQDAAEEKLRYGGGIPTTRASRTIIAIKDGKVHLITIEGTNGTGMNFDEAAQFLLSKGYESAMMLDGGGSTGMVYAGKLVTINSPRNIPVALGVR; translated from the coding sequence ATGTTGGCAAATGGAACAAAAAAATTAAGATATTTGAACATTCTTTCCGCTATAATTCTCCTATATTCGAGTGTCATATTTTCTCAAGTCTTGCTTTTTAACAATAAAGTCTATACATTAACAAATGGATATATCACTGAAGATCAACTCAAAGATATTGGTTTTAACATAGTCAAAGCGGAGAGAATGTATCTTATTTATAACAAAAAGCTCATAATAGGCTCTTCTGGAGATTTCATAATCGATTTTGAACAGTACGTACCGAATGCATACACCACTTCAAATGGGAAATTATTAGTTAAAATTGACTCATTAATCAACGTACTGAAATTGCAAACCTCCAATAACATATTTTTCGACAAACCAGTTTCCATAAATTCTATTTCTTACACAAACGACGTAATAAGAATAGATACCTCTGCTCAATTAAATAAAGAACTTGTAAATATAAATCTTTTAGATAAGAAAATCACAATAAAACTTACACCTTTTGATTTACCAAAAAACATACCACAAGGTATCAACGCTTCTAAAAGTAATGGCACATTAATTTTATCAATCCAAAAAGATATTGAAAAATATGAAATTTCCATAACAAATCAAACAATAGAAATATTCCTTATACCAACATCTAAGAAAATAGATTACATAAAGAAAACAGAGACATTTGCTGGAAGAACATTCATCGTTAATTATTTAATTCTCGATCCAAGATTTGTTGATTTAGTTCCAGTATTACCTAAAAACGGTATTGGATATACTGCCCAACTCTCTTCCATATTATCACAAAATGGTTTAATTCACGGTGTCAACGCAAACTACTTTGACCCAGCTACAGGAATGCCAATAGATATAATCATCTCTGGTGGTAAAGTTCTATCACATAGGTACGGGCTTAGACCGATGTTCATTGAAACCACAGATGATAAAGTCTTTATTGGAAAAAATTACATCGATATAACCGTTAGAATAGGCGACACACTACTAATGGTAAAAAGCGTAAACACAAAAACCGTCAACGAGGTTAGCTTATATACAGATGAGTATAAAATGAAAATCACGAAAGATGTTTCAAAAAATTACATAGTTGCTAAGAACGGAAAAGTAACGTCTGTTGGCTACGTTGAATATGTTCCAAATAATTCATTAGTAATTGCTATAAGCAACGATATTCAAAAACAGTACCTTCCTAAAATATCGGTAGGAGCAGACGTAAGTGTTGAACTCTACACAGACAACGGTTATAAAGTAAAAAACGCTGTAGGTGCTGGTCCGTTGCTTATCCAAGATAAGAAAATTATACAAGATGCCGCCGAAGAAAAACTACGTTATGGTGGAGGAATACCTACAACAAGAGCTTCACGAACAATAATTGCTATAAAGGACGGAAAGGTTCATCTAATAACGATAGAAGGCACAAATGGAACAGGCATGAATTTTGACGAAGCAGCTCAGTTCTTACTTTCAAAAGGATACGAATCCGCAATGATGTTAGATGGTGGCGGGTCCACTGGAATGGTGTATGCTGGAAAACTTGTAACAATCAATTCTCCAAGGAACATCCCCGTGGCTTTAGGTGTTAGATAA
- a CDS encoding pyrimidine-nucleoside phosphorylase, which produces MRAYDVILKKRNGGKLTKEEIEFMVNGYVKGEIPDYQMAAFLMAIYFRHMDSEERATLTKVMADSGDKIDLSPIPGIKIDKHSTGGVGDKTTLVVGPIVASLGVPVAKMSGRALGHTGGTIDKLESIPGFRTSLSEEEFFENVRKIGIAIVGQTANLVPADKKIYALRDATATVDEVSLIAASIMSKKLAGGADGFVLDVKVGSGAFMKTLEQAKELAEAMVDIAKSHGKKAVAVLTNMDVPLGKMVGNSLEVLEAIETLKCNGPDDFTELCLNISAWMCHLAEKGTFEECLKMSKEALESGAALNKFRELVKYQGGNPEVVDRPREILPMTDNIVEFKAKVEGYITAIDTEKIGIASNYLGAGRKTKEDTIDYRVGIEITKKIGDYVHPGDTIAKMYVSEKSEINDAVKLLEESYKISQEKPQVKPIILSIVK; this is translated from the coding sequence ATGCGTGCGTACGATGTAATACTGAAAAAGAGAAATGGTGGAAAACTTACAAAAGAAGAAATAGAGTTCATGGTAAATGGATACGTAAAAGGTGAAATTCCTGATTATCAAATGGCCGCATTTTTAATGGCCATTTATTTTAGACATATGGATAGTGAAGAAAGGGCAACACTAACAAAGGTAATGGCAGATTCAGGAGATAAAATAGACCTTTCGCCTATCCCAGGTATAAAAATTGATAAACATTCCACAGGTGGTGTGGGAGATAAGACAACTTTAGTCGTTGGACCTATCGTCGCTTCGCTCGGTGTACCTGTTGCCAAAATGTCTGGTCGAGCACTCGGGCACACAGGCGGTACAATCGACAAATTGGAATCTATACCAGGTTTTAGAACATCTCTTAGCGAGGAAGAATTCTTTGAAAATGTCAGAAAAATAGGTATTGCGATAGTTGGTCAGACAGCGAACTTGGTTCCAGCAGATAAGAAAATATACGCACTTAGAGATGCGACTGCAACTGTCGATGAAGTATCACTTATCGCAGCAAGTATAATGAGCAAAAAACTAGCCGGTGGAGCTGATGGATTTGTTCTCGACGTAAAAGTCGGTAGTGGCGCGTTTATGAAAACATTGGAACAAGCAAAAGAACTCGCGGAAGCGATGGTGGATATAGCAAAATCTCATGGAAAAAAAGCTGTGGCAGTGCTAACCAATATGGACGTTCCACTTGGCAAAATGGTAGGAAATTCTCTAGAAGTACTGGAAGCTATTGAAACACTAAAATGCAATGGACCAGATGACTTCACAGAATTGTGTTTAAACATATCTGCTTGGATGTGTCACTTAGCGGAAAAAGGCACATTTGAAGAATGTCTGAAAATGTCTAAAGAAGCTCTTGAAAGTGGAGCTGCATTGAACAAATTCCGCGAATTAGTAAAATACCAAGGTGGCAATCCTGAAGTTGTTGATAGACCAAGAGAAATTTTACCAATGACAGACAATATAGTTGAATTCAAAGCAAAAGTTGAAGGATATATAACAGCTATCGATACCGAAAAAATCGGAATTGCTTCAAATTACCTTGGTGCAGGCAGGAAAACCAAAGAAGATACAATAGACTACAGAGTTGGAATAGAAATCACAAAGAAAATAGGAGATTATGTGCATCCTGGTGACACAATTGCAAAAATGTATGTTAGTGAGAAAAGCGAAATCAACGATGCTGTAAAATTACTCGAAGAAAGTTACAAAATCTCTCAAGAAAAACCTCAAGTAAAACCAATAATACTTTCAATTGTAAAATAA
- a CDS encoding sensor histidine kinase, with translation MIIYAIFITVLALIFSILFFLNRKNLRIYSRYLDKIAITIGEEVGTPPLYIYERLRKKIEELEKRIFESEKERRNIFTILNNITDPIIIVRGDGVITFANIAGRDITRPGIEGRKVYDVVENYFLLEMFEKALETGEIQSGDVVMQTNGETRYYDAKVVPIKFDQESERYIIVLHDTTKEKQLDKLRREFISNVSHELRTPLTSIHGYAEALLDDDLSNKELVRKFLGVIESESARMTRLINDLLDLEKLESGDAKFNFSDVNMCKVIERVVTILEPLAEDYGVELYTKCECKSTVYGDFDRLVQLVLNLVDNAVKYTSIKETGEKKVFVKCYGKEDKLVFEVQDTGPGIPEDAQKRLFERFYRVDKARSRKVGGTGLGLSIVKMIADKHNATISFESKVGEGTTFRVYFKKSSQETTDENK, from the coding sequence ATGATTATTTACGCAATTTTTATAACAGTATTAGCATTAATTTTTTCGATATTATTTTTTCTTAATCGAAAAAATTTACGTATATATTCTCGTTATCTTGATAAAATTGCAATTACTATAGGGGAGGAGGTTGGCACACCTCCTCTATACATCTATGAAAGACTTAGAAAAAAGATAGAAGAATTAGAAAAAAGAATATTTGAAAGCGAAAAAGAAAGAAGAAATATTTTCACCATATTAAACAATATAACAGATCCAATAATCATCGTAAGAGGAGACGGAGTTATTACATTTGCCAATATTGCTGGTAGAGATATCACAAGACCTGGCATAGAGGGAAGAAAGGTTTATGACGTTGTAGAAAATTACTTCCTACTCGAGATGTTTGAAAAAGCACTGGAAACCGGGGAAATACAAAGTGGCGATGTAGTGATGCAAACAAATGGAGAAACACGATACTATGATGCCAAAGTCGTGCCTATAAAATTTGATCAAGAAAGCGAAAGGTATATAATCGTACTCCATGATACCACAAAAGAAAAACAACTTGATAAACTGCGCAGAGAATTTATATCAAATGTATCTCACGAACTTAGGACACCTCTGACATCCATTCACGGTTACGCTGAGGCCTTGCTTGATGATGATTTGTCAAATAAAGAGCTCGTTAGAAAATTTCTTGGTGTAATAGAAAGTGAATCAGCAAGGATGACGAGGTTAATAAACGATTTACTAGATCTTGAGAAGCTTGAATCTGGAGATGCGAAGTTTAACTTCTCAGATGTTAACATGTGCAAAGTTATAGAGAGAGTTGTAACAATCTTAGAACCTCTCGCTGAAGATTACGGTGTGGAACTTTACACTAAATGTGAATGTAAATCTACTGTTTATGGAGATTTCGATAGACTTGTTCAACTTGTATTAAATTTAGTTGACAATGCAGTCAAATATACATCGATAAAAGAAACAGGAGAAAAAAAAGTATTTGTAAAATGCTATGGAAAGGAAGATAAATTGGTTTTTGAAGTGCAAGATACAGGCCCTGGAATACCAGAAGATGCACAAAAAAGATTATTTGAAAGATTTTACAGAGTTGACAAAGCTCGAAGCAGAAAAGTTGGAGGCACAGGACTTGGCTTGTCAATTGTTAAGATGATAGCTGACAAGCATAATGCAACAATATCGTTCGAAAGTAAAGTAGGTGAAGGCACAACGTTTAGAGTATATTTCAAAAAAAGCTCACAGGAGACTACAGATGAAAACAAATAA
- a CDS encoding response regulator transcription factor, whose product MAKKTIMIIDDQPEILELVSFTLQKEGYDVIPAEDAEKALQELKEKDVDMFIVDIMLPNMDGFEFVRTIRAKDKHKLTPVIFLSAKGEEFDKVLGLELGADDYIVKPFSVRELLARIRAVFRRMQLGTVVKEEKPKKIVAKDLEIDIDKYEVRVKGKKVSLTPLEFDLLRFLAENEGKVFSRDVLLDKLWGYDYFGDTRTVDVHIRRLRTKIEDDPSNPRYVVTVRGKGYKFRDPGKEE is encoded by the coding sequence ATGGCAAAAAAAACGATTATGATTATTGATGACCAACCAGAGATTCTGGAATTGGTAAGTTTTACGTTACAGAAAGAAGGATACGACGTTATCCCTGCAGAAGATGCTGAGAAAGCTCTTCAAGAATTAAAAGAAAAAGATGTAGATATGTTTATAGTCGATATAATGCTTCCAAATATGGACGGCTTCGAATTTGTTAGGACAATAAGAGCTAAAGACAAACATAAGTTAACGCCTGTTATCTTCCTTAGTGCAAAAGGTGAAGAATTTGATAAGGTACTTGGGTTGGAACTTGGCGCAGATGATTACATAGTAAAACCATTCAGCGTTAGAGAGCTTCTTGCAAGAATTAGAGCCGTATTTAGAAGAATGCAACTTGGTACGGTTGTAAAAGAAGAAAAACCGAAGAAAATTGTTGCAAAAGATTTGGAAATCGATATAGACAAATACGAAGTAAGAGTAAAGGGAAAGAAAGTAAGTCTTACCCCACTTGAATTTGACCTCCTAAGATTCCTTGCCGAAAACGAAGGGAAAGTATTTTCAAGAGATGTTTTACTTGACAAACTGTGGGGGTATGACTACTTCGGCGATACAAGAACTGTTGACGTACACATAAGAAGACTCAGAACAAAAATTGAAGATGATCCATCAAATCCAAGATACGTTGTTACAGTCAGAGGAAAAGGTTATAAATTTAGAGACCCAGGAAAGGAAGAATAA